The nucleotide sequence GCAACGCCGGAGTCGCGCACCTCGTAGAGCACCGGCTCGCTCGACGCGATCGGCCGCTCGGCGACCGCGCTGCCGTCGCTCATTCAACCCGTCCCTCCGTCGACGTAACGGCCACCAGAAACATGGCCGCGTAGTAGATACTGTATACCTATCGGTACAGCTTTCTGCAAAGTCTGCCGGACCTCCGCCTTTCGGCTTAATGCCTGATCAAAACCGCTGACGTCGGGCGGTTTCCGACCGGACCACGCCCGCGCTGAACACCAGCCTCACGGGTTGCGCTTCCGGTGACGATCGCGGCCAAGTAGGGTGCCGGAAATGGTCAAGGTAATGGAGGGCTTTCGGGTCCTGGAGCTCGCACAGTTCACGTTCGTCCCGGCCGCGGGTGCCATCCTCGCCGACTGGGGCGCCGATGTGCTCAAGATCGAGCATCCGGTGCGCGGTGACACCCAGCGCGGCTTCCTGAACATGGGTGGCATCCAGGTCAACCCGGACAGGCATCCGCTGATGGAGCACCCGAACCGGGGCAAGCGCAGCGTCGGGGTCGACGTTTCGACCCCGGGTGGCCAGGAAGTGATCTACGAACTGGCGAAGACTTCCGATGTGTTCCTGACCAACTACATGCCCGCGCAGCGAAAGAAGCACAAGTTCGACGTCGAGCACATTCGTGCGGTGAACCCGAACATCATCTACGCCCGCGGATCGGCCTACGGCGACAAGGGCGCCGAGCGCGACATCGGCGGCTATGACGGCACGGCGTTCTGGACGCGTAGCGGGGTGGGATACGCCCTGACCCCGGAAGAGCTGGGAGGTGCACTGGGACAAGGCATTCCGGCTTTTGGCGACTCCATCGGCGGCATGTTCATCGCCGGCGGGATCTCGGCCGCACTGCTCCATCGCGAGCGCACCGGCGAAGCGGTTGAACTTGACGTGTCGCTGCTGAGCACCGCGTGGTGGGCGGCGGGGGCAAGCATGACGCAAGGCATGGAGACCGGCGAGGTGATGCGCACGTTCATGCCGGGCTCCGCCGCCGCGATGTCGGTGAACCCCTTCATGGGCAACTACCTGACGTCCGACGGCGGCACCATCAACCTGTGCATCATCAGCCCGACCGGCTTGATCCGCGACACCTTCGAGCACCTGGGTATTCCCGAGGCCGCCGACGACCCGCGCTTCTCCGACGTGCTTCCGCTGATACAGAACGCCGCCGAGGCCGCCGATCTGATCGCAAAGGCGTTCGCCACCAAGCCCTTTGACTATTGGCGCCAGCACCTGAAAACGATGAAGGGTCAATGGGCGCCGTTCCAGAGTTTCCTCGACCTGGCCAACGACGAGCAGGCCATCGCCAACGACATGATCGCCGAGGTCGAACTCGCCAGCGGCGGAGCACCGTTCAAGGTCGTGCGCGGGCCGGTTCAGTTCAACCACGAGCCGCTGGAGACCACCCGTGCGCCCCAGGCGTCGGAGCACACCGAGCTCGTCCTGATGGAGATCGGCATGGACTGGGATCGCATCGAAGCGCTCAAAGAAGCGGGCGCCATTGCGTGAACGTTCATTGGTCCTCGGTGTAGGTCAGGGTCCACTCGGGGGCACCAAAGGCCTGGACCAAGAGCTTGCAACCCAGCGTGGCCGAACTGAGGCTGCCGATATGCGGTCGGGCTCCGCTGTAAGTTCCCAGCCAGCCGCACCCCGCCCCGGGACAGTCCAAACTCAGGCTTAACGTGCTGCCGTCGTCGAGTCGCTGATGGATGACAAGTCCGGCGCCCGAGAGCATTTGGAAGACTTCGTCGATGCCCGTGCCGTCCACCCCACTATTCACGTGAAACCGGTCAAACCTGGTGTAGTCGACCCCTGGTAGGACCTGATGCAACTGGGGGTAGTGGTGGCCCAGATTGGCGACGAACGTGGCGAGGGCGCCCCCGCCGACGACGGCCGGCATGCGGCCCGCCTGGGCCACGACCTGCAGCAATCGTTCCCTGGACAACAGGAAGTGCGTCCTGACGCGTTCGGCTTCGGTCGCGTCGAGAACCGGTTTGTCCAGCAGGGCACGGACGTCGGGCGGGCTGTCGCGCAGATCCAGCGGCCACACCCCGGCTCCGATCGTCCGCAATTCGGCATTGATGGCCGCCAGCGTGTCCGGCACCGTGCGGTTATCCGAAAACTCCAGAGTTAGGCCTTTGACGGAAGCCATGACGCCCCTCAATTCAGCTATGCAGCTTGATCACCAGACCGTCGCTGTCGTCGTCCGTTATCGCCCATTTGCCGAATAGCTTTGCCGGCGAACGGTATCCGGTGTGATCGGTGACGTATACGTCTCCGTGGGTATCCACGGCCAGTCCTTGTGGGTCGTTCAAGGCAGGCGCCCCCGGGAGTTCGGTCCAGTCGCTCGATCCGGGTGCCCGTCTCATTACTCGTCCGGTGTCGCCCGACGTTATGACGTACACGGCACCGGCGGTGTCCACCGCCACGTATTGCTCGACGCCCGCCGACTCCAATTGCGTCCACGAGTTCGACCCGGGCGCCAGCCGCATCAGGTAGCTACAGGTCCGCCTGCCACAGCTTTTGCCGACGCTCACATAGACGTCGCCCGAGGTGTCCACCGCCACATCGCTGGGAAGGACGCCCCTTCCGAGCGGCGGCAGGACGGTCTGATCTTGTGCTCCGTGCGCCAACTTCACCACTCGATCGGCGCTGCCCTCGGCGACGTACACCGCGCCGGCACCGTCCACCGCCAAACCCTTGGGAAAAGACAGGCCCCTGAACGGCAGCACGTTCTGTGCGCTCGAACCGGCCGCCAGCTCGAGCACTTGGGCGTGGCCGGTGTCGACGACGTAGACGTTGCCGGCCGAATCGACCGCCACACCGCCGGTGGAGTTGTCGACGACGCCGGCGCCGAGGTCGAGGTTGGCGAACGGCAGGACCGTTGGGCTGGTCGACCCAGCCGCCAGTTTGAGCACCCGATTGGTGTGGGTATCGGTGACGTACACACCGCCGGCCGCGTCCACCGCTACGCCATGCGGGAGGCGCAGATCGGTGAACGGCAGGGCGAACCGCCGCTCCTCAGCCGCGATCGACGCAGGGTCCCTGTGCTGGCGATTGTTGGCGCGCAACGCAGTCCACCCGATCGCGGGAATCGCGAGACATGCGATCACGAACAACACGCCGACGAAGAGCCAGAGCTTGACCTTGGGCCGGGGTGTGTCGGGGTCTTCGTGGACCATCACCGAATTGTTCCTCGTGGGCGGTGCGGCCATAGAGGATTTGTTGAACTGCATTCCATAATCGCCGCCGCGGCGAACTTCCGGCCCGGTGAAGCTCGATTCTCAGGCGGCGATGAGCCCGAGGCGCCGATAGGCGTTCTCAATCTGCGCCTTGGCCTCCGGCGGCAGCTGCGCCTGCGGGGGCCGGGAATGCGGATAGTCGCCGATCGGCAGTCCCAGCACCGAGGCGGCGTACTTGAAAGCGCCACCCCAGTGGGTGAAGTAGTCCGCGCGCCCGGGATAGCAGGTCCACCATGAGCCGATGTCGAGGTCGAACTGATCCATGCCCGAATCGCGCCCGTAGTCCATGGCCTCGAGCAGCTTGTCGTTCCAGACCAGATCCCAGTACTCGGAAAACAGCCGCTTTTCCGGCGTTTCGAACAAATAGCCGGCGGTGCCCAGCTGTGCCGGACACACGATCCCGGCGCGCAGCCACCCGGCGCGATACACCGTCCTGTCGCACTCCCAGACCGCGAGATTGGGCGCCAACTCGTGTAGCCGCCGGCTCGCCTCCGGGCGGAAGGCGCCCTCCTTGGTGGCGCACACCGCCGGCACCTCGTCGTAGATCCGCGCGCTTTCTGCGGGTGTGAGCACGTAGCCCGACGATGGCGAATTGAACATGCCCAGCGCGAGGTCCGTGCGCGCGGCGATGTATTTGAAGAACCGCAACACGCCCTCGCCTCCGTGCGCCTCCATCATCGGGGTCTGGATGTAGGCGATGTCCGCGCCGGCCTGCTGGGCGTGCAGTGTCAGGTCCAGGCAGTCCTTGGCGCTCGTCGCCGCGGTGCAGGCCTGGATCACGACGTCGGGATTCGCGTGGCGCGCCTCCTCGATTGCCACCTCCAGCAAGCGCTTTCGCTCCTCGATCGTCAGCGACCAGAACTCGGCGATACCGCTGGTGCACCACAACATCGGGTGCCCGAGGTCGCTGACGCAGTAGCGCACCAGCGTCCGATAGGCGTCCCAATCGATGTCATCGCCATCCGCGCCGCAGAACGGCGTGTACAGCGAATCGCCGATTCCCCGCAAGGCACCGCGCGCCCAGCTGCGCGCCTCAGCCGCCGTCGCCATAGTCCACTCCTTTTGTCGGCCAAAGGTTTTCGAGGCTCAGGTGAAGTCCGAACCACCATCGACGTTGATGTTCGCGCCTGTCATGTAGGAGTTGCGTCGCGATGCCAGGAAAGCGACGACCGGACCGATTTCCTCGGGCAGACCGGCTCGGGGCATGTGCGCCGGGTGTCCGAAATGCTTGGCAATCGCGTCCATCAGGGCGTAGGGATCGTTGCCGTCGACACCAACCGACGTCGCCCAGCCCACCAGCGACTCGGAGGCGATGCTCCCCGGCGACACCACGTTGACCAGGATCTCGTCCTTGGCCAGCAACAGAGACAGGTTCTTCGACACGCTCGTCAGCATTGACTTGGCCGCGGTGTAGGCGGGCAGCATGACGCTTTGCCGCTGGGTCGAGTGCGCCGAGAAATTCACAACCCGGGCCCATTCCGCCTTGCGCAGCAGTGGAAGTGCCGCACGGACGCAACGGACCATCCCCATCACGCCGTCTTCGACGGCCTCGCGCCACTGCTCATCGGTGAGATCTTCGAAGCTGCCGGGCGCTCCCGGTCCAACCGTATTGATGAGCACGTTGAGCTCGCCGTCCCAGCGTTGCCTCAGCTCACCGAATACCCGGTCGACCTCGCCGGCGTCACCGATGTCGGCGGCCAGCCCAACGGCATCCGGGCTACCGAGACCCGTCAACTCCGCGGCGGCGCCCTCCAGGACGGCTGGGGTGCGGCCGATCACCGCGACTCGGGCGCCTTCCTCGGCGAGACATCGCGCCGCGGCGAGGCCCATGCCGCGGCTGCCACCGACCACCGCCGTCGCGGCACTTGCCAGCCCTAGATCCATGGCTTACTACGCCTGTCCAGCCGTATTTACCAGAAACCCTACGATAGGTATTACAGTAGCAGACGAACAACCGCACGAAGCAGCACGTTTGGGCCGGTGACATGGGCTCGGGACCGCATCCGCAGGATACATCTCGAAGGAGGTGCCCGTAGTGGCAAAGCAGGCAACTGCCGATAAACGGCAGCGCCGCGAACGCGGATCCATCAATCCCGATGACATCATCAGCGGCGCCTTCGAACTCGCCGAGCAAGTATCGATAGACAACCTGAGCATGCCGCTGCTCGGCAAACACCTTGGGGTCGGAGTCACCAGCATCTACTGGTATTTCCGCAAGAAGGACGATCTGCTCAATGCAATGACGGACCGAGCTTTGAGCAAGTACGTGTTCGCCACCCCCTATGTGGAAGCCAGTGACTGGCGAGAGACGCTGCGCAACCACGCGCGCGGGATGCGTAAGACGTTCATGGGCAACCCAATTCTGTGCGATCTGATTCTCATTCGCGCCGCCTTGAGTCCCAAGGCGGCGCGGATGGGTGCGCAGGAGATGGAGACGGCGATCGCCAACCTGGTGGAGGCCGGTCTATCGCCCGAGGACGCCTTTGACACCTACTCCGCTATATCGCTTCACGTCCGCGGATCGGTGGTGCTGCAGCGGCTTTACGAAAAGAACCAATCGTCTGACAGCGGGCCGCGCTCCATCGAGGATGCGGTGGGCGTCGATCTGCAAGGTACGCCGTTGCTCGCGCAGGTGACCGGCAAAGGCCACCGCATCGGGGCGCCCGATGAGACGAACTTCGAGTACGGCCTGGAATGCATCCTCGACCACGCCGAGCGGTTGATCGACGAGGCCACGAAGGGCTCTAAGTCGGCATCGTCCGGCCAGCGCAAGCCCGCCAAGTCAGCCGGCGCGCGCAGGAAGGCCTGACGGCCGGTCGAAACCCGGCGCGAATCGGCTTGTCACGCTTCCGGTTCTGGCACGTGGAAGTGCTCATCGCGCAGCCGGAAGGCCTCCTTCGCCCCGTGCTGCGCGCGCGTTTTGACGAAATTGAATTCGTCGGGCCCGAACTGCAAATTCGTGCCGAACGCGTGGAACAGGTAGCTCGCGACTTCCTCACCCTGGTAGGCCTGACTCTGCTCGACCAGACGAAACGCCTCCTTGGCGATGACCACTCCATCGGCGGGCATCTTCGCCGCCTTCTCAGCCCAGTACCGGGCGCGCGCGGTAACCGAGCCGGGATCGCATGTGTCGGTGAAGATTCCGAGATGCTCCAGCTCGCCCGCTTCGATGATGTCACCGGTCAATAGCAGGCGCCGCGCGATAACCGGTCCCAGCCGGTGGAAGAACATGTGCAGGCTGCCCAGCGCGGGCCCGAGGAATCGCGTCGCGGGCATGCCGATCCTGGTGTCTCGCGCGATCACGGAGATGTCGGTCATCAGCGCCATCTCGAATCCGCCGCCGAGGGCGTAGCCGGCGATCTCCCCCACCGTCACCTTCGGGAAGCCCATGAAGTTGTGATAGAAGCTAAATGACTTGCGGTCCACGGTAAGTCGTCGGCGCTGGCTGGGTCGGCGCTTGTTATCGG is from Mycobacterium conspicuum and encodes:
- a CDS encoding NHL repeat-containing protein; the protein is MRLAPGSNSWTQLESAGVEQYVAVDTAGAVYVITSGDTGRVMRRAPGSSDWTELPGAPALNDPQGLAVDTHGDVYVTDHTGYRSPAKLFGKWAITDDDSDGLVIKLHS
- a CDS encoding enoyl-CoA hydratase/isomerase family protein: MTNREASDDRVLFDVDRDKRIATITFNHPKQRNSYDATMREAVARCLDRVAEDDDLTVVLLRGAEGVFSTGADMNNAYGWYGEGKAADNKRRPSQRRRLTVDRKSFSFYHNFMGFPKVTVGEIAGYALGGGFEMALMTDISVIARDTRIGMPATRFLGPALGSLHMFFHRLGPVIARRLLLTGDIIEAGELEHLGIFTDTCDPGSVTARARYWAEKAAKMPADGVVIAKEAFRLVEQSQAYQGEEVASYLFHAFGTNLQFGPDEFNFVKTRAQHGAKEAFRLRDEHFHVPEPEA
- a CDS encoding SDR family NAD(P)-dependent oxidoreductase, which gives rise to MDLGLASAATAVVGGSRGMGLAAARCLAEEGARVAVIGRTPAVLEGAAAELTGLGSPDAVGLAADIGDAGEVDRVFGELRQRWDGELNVLINTVGPGAPGSFEDLTDEQWREAVEDGVMGMVRCVRAALPLLRKAEWARVVNFSAHSTQRQSVMLPAYTAAKSMLTSVSKNLSLLLAKDEILVNVVSPGSIASESLVGWATSVGVDGNDPYALMDAIAKHFGHPAHMPRAGLPEEIGPVVAFLASRRNSYMTGANINVDGGSDFT
- a CDS encoding dihydrodipicolinate synthase family protein, with amino-acid sequence MATAAEARSWARGALRGIGDSLYTPFCGADGDDIDWDAYRTLVRYCVSDLGHPMLWCTSGIAEFWSLTIEERKRLLEVAIEEARHANPDVVIQACTAATSAKDCLDLTLHAQQAGADIAYIQTPMMEAHGGEGVLRFFKYIAARTDLALGMFNSPSSGYVLTPAESARIYDEVPAVCATKEGAFRPEASRRLHELAPNLAVWECDRTVYRAGWLRAGIVCPAQLGTAGYLFETPEKRLFSEYWDLVWNDKLLEAMDYGRDSGMDQFDLDIGSWWTCYPGRADYFTHWGGAFKYAASVLGLPIGDYPHSRPPQAQLPPEAKAQIENAYRRLGLIAA
- a CDS encoding CaiB/BaiF CoA transferase family protein, translated to MEGFRVLELAQFTFVPAAGAILADWGADVLKIEHPVRGDTQRGFLNMGGIQVNPDRHPLMEHPNRGKRSVGVDVSTPGGQEVIYELAKTSDVFLTNYMPAQRKKHKFDVEHIRAVNPNIIYARGSAYGDKGAERDIGGYDGTAFWTRSGVGYALTPEELGGALGQGIPAFGDSIGGMFIAGGISAALLHRERTGEAVELDVSLLSTAWWAAGASMTQGMETGEVMRTFMPGSAAAMSVNPFMGNYLTSDGGTINLCIISPTGLIRDTFEHLGIPEAADDPRFSDVLPLIQNAAEAADLIAKAFATKPFDYWRQHLKTMKGQWAPFQSFLDLANDEQAIANDMIAEVELASGGAPFKVVRGPVQFNHEPLETTRAPQASEHTELVLMEIGMDWDRIEALKEAGAIA
- a CDS encoding TetR/AcrR family transcriptional regulator, whose translation is MAKQATADKRQRRERGSINPDDIISGAFELAEQVSIDNLSMPLLGKHLGVGVTSIYWYFRKKDDLLNAMTDRALSKYVFATPYVEASDWRETLRNHARGMRKTFMGNPILCDLILIRAALSPKAARMGAQEMETAIANLVEAGLSPEDAFDTYSAISLHVRGSVVLQRLYEKNQSSDSGPRSIEDAVGVDLQGTPLLAQVTGKGHRIGAPDETNFEYGLECILDHAERLIDEATKGSKSASSGQRKPAKSAGARRKA